From Streptomyces qinzhouensis, one genomic window encodes:
- a CDS encoding AAA family ATPase gives MTDHHRTPFGSAASVVLVTGVMAAGKSTVAQALAERLPRSAHVRGDAFRRMLVSGRADMSADEAGRAEVVAQLRLRHRISARTADLYAEAGWTAVVQDIVIGAELPAFVSLVRTRPLYVVVLAPGAATVAAREAARPKTGYGLGWTPEGMDALLRAETPRIGLWLDSGGLTPAETVDAILARAAEALVR, from the coding sequence ATGACCGACCACCACCGCACCCCCTTCGGGTCCGCCGCCTCCGTCGTCCTCGTCACCGGCGTCATGGCCGCCGGGAAGTCCACCGTCGCCCAGGCACTGGCCGAGCGGCTGCCCCGGTCCGCGCATGTCCGTGGGGACGCCTTCCGCCGGATGCTGGTCTCCGGGCGGGCCGACATGAGCGCGGACGAGGCGGGCCGGGCGGAGGTGGTGGCACAGCTCCGGCTCCGCCACCGGATCTCCGCCCGGACGGCCGATCTGTACGCGGAGGCGGGCTGGACGGCGGTGGTCCAGGACATCGTGATCGGCGCGGAACTGCCCGCGTTCGTGTCCCTGGTCCGCACCCGGCCGCTGTATGTGGTCGTGCTCGCCCCGGGCGCCGCGACGGTCGCGGCCAGGGAGGCGGCCCGCCCGAAGACGGGTTACGGGCTGGGCTGGACCCCGGAGGGCATGGACGCGCTGCTGAGGGCGGAGACGCCGCGGATCGGGCTGTGGCTGGATTCGGGCGGGCTGACGCCGGCGGAGACGGTGGACGCGATCCTGGCGAGGGCGGCGGAGGCGCTGGTGCGGTAG
- a CDS encoding 2Fe-2S iron-sulfur cluster-binding protein — MPQGAFDHEATAFVQLPPEDALHAAPLEAPGHGYVPPMILPLTPVADPQVPPEARLPEDHGHGHAPGQPPGGWPEPAASYPDDPHRPHDPHATGQWAFPDVTDRPGTGPAADVTGQWTIPVARGDLPEETGEYTPAMLQGQQWHAPQQAHAPSQEAHGAVAPQDTLPGAADASWAAGAPATLPGGAPAPWATEPPRQTEPTEHTELAGHTELTELTEHSGPAGYAPPVAPDERSAGVGRAVPAQAAAPAVEQPAGHPAHPPAAEAPGPGPEPEDEPESEPEPEPEPEQPEPTAEAVEPGPEPEPEGEPESEPEPELAAAPDFEEHPPTSYVLRVNGTDRPVTDAWIGESLLYVLRERLGLAGAKDGCSQGECGACNVQVDGRLVASCLVPAATAAGTEVRTVEGLAADGEPSDVQRALAERRAVQCGFCIPGMAMTVHDLLEGNHHPTDLETRQALCGNLCRCSGYRGVLDAVNQVVAEREASAAAAEEASAHPVEPPGPEARIPHQAPPGAGSVQPHPHDGGMA, encoded by the coding sequence ATGCCCCAGGGCGCGTTCGACCACGAGGCCACCGCGTTCGTCCAACTGCCCCCGGAGGACGCGCTGCACGCCGCGCCGCTGGAGGCGCCCGGCCACGGCTACGTACCGCCGATGATCCTGCCGCTGACGCCCGTCGCCGATCCCCAGGTGCCGCCGGAGGCCCGGCTGCCCGAGGACCACGGCCATGGTCACGCCCCCGGGCAGCCGCCCGGCGGCTGGCCCGAGCCCGCCGCGTCCTACCCGGACGACCCGCACCGTCCGCACGATCCGCACGCCACCGGCCAGTGGGCCTTCCCGGACGTCACGGACCGGCCGGGCACCGGGCCCGCGGCCGATGTCACCGGGCAGTGGACCATTCCCGTCGCCCGCGGCGATCTCCCCGAGGAGACCGGCGAGTACACCCCCGCCATGCTCCAGGGGCAGCAGTGGCACGCCCCGCAGCAGGCGCACGCGCCGTCCCAGGAGGCGCACGGGGCCGTGGCCCCCCAGGACACCCTGCCGGGCGCCGCGGACGCGTCCTGGGCCGCCGGAGCGCCCGCGACCCTGCCGGGCGGCGCGCCCGCCCCGTGGGCGACCGAGCCGCCCCGGCAGACCGAACCCACCGAGCACACAGAACTCGCCGGACACACCGAACTCACCGAGCTCACCGAGCACTCCGGACCGGCCGGATACGCCCCGCCGGTGGCGCCGGACGAGCGGTCCGCGGGCGTCGGGCGGGCCGTTCCGGCGCAGGCCGCCGCGCCCGCCGTCGAACAGCCGGCCGGACATCCGGCCCACCCCCCGGCCGCCGAAGCCCCCGGGCCCGGGCCGGAACCGGAGGACGAACCGGAGTCGGAGCCCGAGCCCGAACCGGAGCCGGAGCAGCCCGAACCCACCGCTGAAGCCGTCGAACCCGGGCCCGAACCGGAACCGGAAGGCGAACCGGAGTCGGAGCCCGAGCCCGAACTCGCGGCCGCTCCCGACTTCGAGGAGCACCCGCCCACTTCGTACGTCCTGCGGGTCAACGGCACCGACCGGCCCGTCACCGACGCCTGGATCGGCGAGTCCCTGCTCTACGTGCTCCGCGAGCGCCTCGGCCTCGCGGGCGCCAAGGACGGCTGCTCCCAGGGCGAATGCGGCGCCTGCAATGTCCAGGTGGACGGCCGGCTCGTGGCCTCCTGCCTGGTCCCCGCGGCGACCGCCGCCGGAACCGAGGTCCGTACGGTCGAGGGACTGGCCGCCGACGGCGAACCCTCCGACGTCCAGCGGGCCCTGGCCGAGCGGCGAGCCGTCCAGTGCGGCTTCTGCATCCCCGGCATGGCGATGACCGTCCACGATCTGCTGGAGGGCAATCACCACCCCACCGACCTGGAGACCCGTCAGGCGCTCTGCGGCAACCTCTGCCGCTGCTCCGGCTACCGCGGAGTACTGGACGCCGTGAACCAGGTCGTCGCCGAGCGCGAGGCGAGCGCCGCGGCGGCGGAGGAAGCCTCCGCGCACCCGGTGGAGCCCCCCGGCCCGGAAGCCCGTATTCCACACCAGGCGCCTCCCGGTGCGGGTAGTGTGCAGCCCCACCCCCATGACGGAGGCATGGCGTGA
- a CDS encoding xanthine dehydrogenase family protein molybdopterin-binding subunit: protein MTSDATATTTATPRGATGPGPGPAPGPPPHGLGSSLPPADARAKTEGTFPYASDLWAEGLLWAAILRSPHPHARITSVDTSAAERMKGVRAVITHRDIPGDTAYGRRIADRPVFAAELVRHHGEAIAAIAADHPDTARLAAAAIAVEYEVLEPVTDPEIAFEAEPLHPDGNLIRHIPLRYGDPDATGEVVVEGLYRIGRQDPAPIGAEAGLAVPRPDGGVELYVASTDPHTDRDLAASCFGLEPDRVKIVVTGVPGATGDREDPGFQLPLGLLALRTGCPVKLTATREESFLGHAHRHPTLLRYRHHADAEGRLVKVEAQLLLDAGAYADSSSESLAAAVAFACGPYVVPHAFIEGWAVRTNNPPSGHVRGEGAMQVCAAYEAQMDKLANKLGMDPTDIRLRNVLATGDILPTGQTVTCPAPVAELLEAVRDHPLPALPKDSPEDDWLLPGGPEGAGEPAAVRRGVGYALGMVHMLGAEGTDEVSTATVKVQDGIATVICAAVETGSGFSILARQIVQETLGVDEVNIASVDTDQPPAGASCHGRHTWVSGGAVERAAKMVRTQLLQPLAHQFGMSTELLQIADGKITSYDGVLSVSVAEALEGKELWATAQCRPHPTEPLDENGQGDAFVGLAFCAVRAVVDVDIELGAVRVVEMAVAQDVGRVLNPAQLAVRIEAGVTLGVGTALTENLRTNRGVVRRPDLTGYPLPTALDAPDIRIVKLVEERDVVASFGAKPASAVPVVTSPAAVAAAVRAATGRPVNRLPIRPQAAVAHP from the coding sequence GTGACCAGCGACGCCACCGCGACCACCACCGCGACACCCCGCGGGGCAACGGGCCCCGGTCCCGGCCCGGCCCCCGGGCCGCCGCCCCACGGCCTCGGCTCCTCCCTGCCCCCGGCCGACGCCCGCGCCAAGACCGAGGGCACCTTCCCGTACGCCTCCGATCTATGGGCCGAGGGTCTGCTGTGGGCCGCGATCCTGCGCTCGCCGCATCCGCACGCCCGCATCACCTCCGTCGACACCTCGGCCGCGGAGCGGATGAAGGGCGTCCGGGCCGTCATCACCCACCGGGACATCCCGGGTGACACCGCCTACGGCCGCCGCATCGCCGACCGCCCGGTGTTCGCCGCCGAACTGGTCCGCCACCACGGCGAGGCGATCGCCGCCATCGCCGCGGACCATCCGGACACCGCCCGGCTGGCCGCCGCCGCCATCGCCGTCGAGTACGAGGTGCTGGAGCCGGTCACCGACCCCGAGATCGCCTTCGAGGCCGAACCGCTGCACCCCGACGGCAATCTGATCCGGCATATCCCACTGCGCTACGGCGACCCCGACGCCACCGGCGAGGTCGTCGTCGAGGGCCTCTACCGCATCGGCCGCCAGGACCCCGCGCCCATCGGCGCCGAGGCCGGACTCGCCGTTCCCCGCCCCGACGGCGGCGTCGAACTGTACGTCGCCTCCACCGACCCGCACACCGACCGCGATCTGGCCGCCTCCTGCTTCGGCCTGGAACCGGACCGGGTGAAGATCGTCGTCACCGGGGTGCCCGGCGCCACCGGCGACCGCGAGGATCCCGGCTTCCAGCTTCCGCTCGGCCTGCTGGCGCTGCGCACCGGCTGCCCGGTCAAACTGACCGCCACCCGCGAGGAGTCCTTCCTCGGGCACGCCCACCGCCACCCCACCCTGCTCCGCTACCGCCACCACGCCGACGCCGAGGGCCGGCTGGTGAAGGTGGAGGCCCAGCTCCTCCTGGACGCGGGCGCTTACGCCGACTCGTCGTCCGAGTCGCTGGCCGCGGCCGTCGCCTTCGCCTGCGGCCCGTACGTCGTCCCGCACGCCTTCATCGAAGGCTGGGCGGTGCGCACCAACAACCCGCCGTCGGGCCATGTCCGGGGCGAGGGCGCCATGCAGGTCTGCGCCGCCTACGAGGCGCAGATGGACAAGCTGGCCAACAAGCTCGGTATGGACCCCACCGACATCCGGCTCCGCAACGTCCTGGCCACCGGCGACATCCTGCCCACCGGCCAGACGGTCACCTGCCCGGCGCCCGTCGCCGAACTGCTGGAAGCCGTACGCGACCATCCGCTCCCCGCGCTGCCGAAGGACTCGCCCGAGGACGACTGGCTGCTGCCCGGCGGGCCCGAGGGCGCGGGCGAACCGGCCGCCGTCCGCCGGGGCGTCGGCTATGCCCTCGGCATGGTCCATATGCTGGGCGCGGAGGGCACCGACGAGGTGTCCACGGCCACGGTCAAGGTCCAGGACGGCATCGCCACGGTCATCTGCGCGGCCGTCGAGACCGGCTCCGGATTCAGTATCCTCGCCCGCCAGATCGTCCAGGAGACCCTCGGCGTCGATGAGGTCAACATCGCCTCCGTCGACACCGACCAGCCTCCGGCGGGCGCCTCCTGCCACGGCCGGCACACCTGGGTGTCGGGCGGTGCGGTGGAGCGCGCCGCGAAGATGGTCAGGACCCAGCTGCTCCAGCCGCTGGCACACCAGTTCGGGATGTCCACGGAGCTGCTCCAGATCGCCGACGGCAAGATCACCTCGTACGACGGGGTGCTCTCGGTCAGCGTCGCGGAGGCCCTGGAAGGCAAGGAGCTGTGGGCGACCGCGCAGTGCCGGCCGCACCCCACCGAACCACTGGACGAGAACGGCCAGGGCGATGCCTTCGTCGGTCTGGCGTTCTGCGCGGTGCGCGCGGTCGTCGACGTGGACATCGAACTGGGCGCGGTCCGGGTGGTGGAGATGGCGGTCGCGCAGGACGTCGGCCGGGTGCTGAACCCGGCACAGCTGGCCGTCCGGATCGAAGCGGGCGTCACCCTCGGGGTCGGTACGGCCCTCACGGAGAACCTGCGCACCAACCGCGGCGTCGTCCGCCGCCCCGATCTGACCGGCTACCCGCTGCCGACGGCTCTCGACGCGCCGGACATCCGGATCGTGAAGCTGGTGGAGGAGCGGGACGTCGTCGCCTCGTTCGGCGCGAAGCCCGCGAGCGCGGTGCCGGTGGTCACCTCTCCGGCGGCGGTCGCGGCGGCGGTACGGGCGGCGACGGGCCGCCCGGTCAACCGCCTCCCGATCCGCCCCCAGGCGGCGGTGGCCCACCCGTAG
- a CDS encoding GNAT family N-acetyltransferase has protein sequence MDGPSAVRAEDALRLIYAEVFAEPPYGETAADLAASFRRFRHRTEGPGFRGALARTARGEPVGMAYGWPLPPETDWWDRLVEPAEPTELVAGETRREDGRRTFGLMELAVRSRWRGQGIARRLHESLLDGVGAERVLLNVRPDAGAAGAAYRAWGYRRVGEFRPADGTDSYDLMLLRLR, from the coding sequence ATGGACGGCCCGTCGGCGGTCCGCGCCGAGGACGCGCTCCGGCTGATCTACGCCGAGGTGTTCGCGGAGCCGCCGTACGGCGAGACCGCCGCCGACCTCGCCGCCTCGTTCCGGCGCTTCCGGCACCGGACCGAGGGGCCCGGTTTCCGCGGCGCCCTGGCCCGGACCGCGCGGGGCGAGCCGGTGGGGATGGCGTACGGCTGGCCGCTGCCGCCGGAGACGGACTGGTGGGACCGGCTGGTCGAACCCGCCGAACCCACCGAACTCGTCGCCGGGGAGACCAGGCGCGAGGACGGTCGCCGTACCTTCGGGCTGATGGAGCTGGCGGTACGGAGTCGATGGCGCGGGCAGGGCATCGCACGCCGGCTGCACGAGAGCCTGCTCGACGGCGTCGGGGCGGAGCGGGTGCTGCTGAACGTGCGCCCCGACGCCGGCGCCGCCGGGGCGGCCTACCGCGCCTGGGGATACCGCAGGGTCGGGGAGTTCCGCCCCGCGGACGGGACGGACTCCTACGACCTCATGCTGCTGCGGCTGCGCTGA
- the cutA gene encoding divalent-cation tolerance protein CutA → MATDIVIAQTTIDDEGRAEALARGAVEARLAACAHIDPPFKAVYWWQDAVRVEREWRISYKTTRDRLPALAEWVAAEHPYEVPQWIVLPVDGGSEAYLGWVAAESGPRTEAR, encoded by the coding sequence GTGGCGACGGACATCGTGATCGCACAGACCACCATCGACGACGAGGGCCGGGCCGAGGCTCTCGCGCGGGGCGCGGTGGAAGCCCGGCTGGCGGCCTGTGCGCATATCGACCCGCCGTTCAAGGCGGTCTATTGGTGGCAGGACGCGGTCCGGGTCGAGCGGGAGTGGCGGATCTCGTACAAGACGACCCGCGACCGGCTGCCCGCCCTGGCGGAGTGGGTCGCCGCCGAGCATCCGTACGAGGTGCCGCAGTGGATCGTGCTCCCGGTGGACGGCGGCTCGGAGGCGTATCTCGGCTGGGTGGCGGCGGAGAGCGGGCCCCGGACGGAGGCCCGGTGA
- a CDS encoding dihydrofolate reductase family protein, whose translation MAQLLKVQNFNISSDGIAAGENQSLESPFGLPRPERLFAWAGATASWPMRTDPGGSRGLDDYFTRDFARNIGAEIMGRNKFGPQRGPWQDDEWRGWWGDEPPFRTPVFVLTHHRRPSFTLSDTTFHFVAGEPATVLEQAREAAQGKDVRLGGGVTTIRQFLDADLVDTLHVVVSPVTLGSGLRLWESPDELLDRFHLDVVPSPSGVTHHLFWRK comes from the coding sequence ATGGCTCAGCTCTTGAAGGTCCAGAACTTCAATATCTCGAGCGACGGCATCGCCGCCGGCGAGAATCAGAGCCTGGAGAGCCCGTTCGGCCTTCCCCGCCCCGAACGGCTGTTCGCCTGGGCCGGTGCCACCGCGAGCTGGCCCATGCGCACCGACCCCGGCGGGAGCCGGGGCCTCGACGACTACTTCACCCGGGACTTCGCGCGCAATATCGGTGCCGAGATCATGGGCCGCAACAAGTTCGGGCCCCAGCGCGGGCCCTGGCAGGACGACGAGTGGCGCGGCTGGTGGGGGGACGAGCCCCCGTTCCGTACCCCGGTGTTCGTGCTGACCCACCACCGGCGTCCGTCGTTCACCCTCTCCGACACCACGTTCCACTTCGTCGCCGGAGAACCGGCCACGGTCCTCGAACAGGCCCGGGAGGCGGCCCAGGGCAAGGACGTCCGCCTCGGCGGCGGGGTGACCACCATCCGGCAGTTCCTCGACGCGGACCTCGTCGACACCCTGCATGTGGTGGTCTCGCCGGTCACGCTCGGGTCCGGACTGCGGCTCTGGGAGTCTCCCGATGAGCTGCTCGACCGATTTCACCTGGACGTCGTGCCCAGCCCGAGCGGGGTGACACACCACTTGTTCTGGCGGAAGTGA
- a CDS encoding MFS transporter, translating to MSALEPRGPEVTPQPPGPVISAAPERPAALDPGPEDGVLSRTYRALSIGIIAVVLLIAFEATAVGTAMPVAARELNGVEVYAFAFSSYFTTSLLGMVVAGQWADRDGPLRPLATGIAAFAVGLVLSGTATAMWLFILGRAVQGLGGGLVIVALYVVIGRAYPEHLRPKILAAFAASWIIPSIVGPLASGTVTEQLGWRWVFLGIPALVVFPLALALPAIRRMAAGSADPSAPRPPFDRHRIRLALAISVGAGLLQYAAQDLVWLSLLPAAAGAALLVPAVLGLLPKGTYRAARGLPSVVLLRGLAAGSFIAAESFVPLMLVTQRGLSPTMAGFSLAAGGLTWALGSFLQSRPRMEPYREKLMAAGMVLCGLAIAAAPTVLIDAVPVWTLAATWALGCFGMGMVIASTSVMLLKLSAPEEAGANSAALQISDGLSNIMLLAAGGAAFAALGGGAVGHHAATAASSSGGSHPAAFAVVFVPMAVVAIVGAWVTTRLKPAAAV from the coding sequence ATGAGCGCCCTCGAACCCCGTGGCCCGGAGGTCACCCCGCAGCCCCCCGGACCCGTCATATCCGCCGCGCCGGAGCGTCCCGCCGCCCTGGACCCCGGGCCGGAGGACGGGGTGCTCAGCCGTACCTACCGGGCGCTGAGCATCGGGATCATCGCGGTCGTGCTGCTGATCGCCTTCGAGGCGACCGCGGTGGGCACCGCGATGCCGGTCGCGGCCCGGGAGCTGAACGGCGTCGAGGTGTACGCCTTCGCGTTCTCCTCCTACTTCACGACCAGCCTGCTGGGGATGGTCGTGGCCGGACAGTGGGCGGACCGGGACGGTCCGCTGCGACCGCTGGCCACCGGTATCGCGGCCTTCGCCGTCGGACTGGTGCTGTCCGGGACGGCTACGGCGATGTGGCTGTTCATTCTGGGCCGGGCCGTGCAGGGGCTGGGCGGCGGACTGGTGATCGTCGCGCTGTACGTGGTCATCGGGCGGGCGTACCCGGAGCATCTGCGGCCCAAGATCCTCGCGGCCTTCGCGGCGAGCTGGATCATTCCGTCGATCGTGGGCCCGCTGGCGTCCGGGACGGTGACGGAGCAGCTCGGCTGGCGCTGGGTCTTCCTCGGCATCCCGGCGCTCGTGGTCTTCCCGCTGGCCCTCGCGCTGCCCGCGATCCGGCGGATGGCCGCGGGCTCGGCGGACCCGTCGGCACCCCGGCCGCCGTTCGACCGCCACCGGATCCGGCTCGCGCTGGCGATCTCCGTCGGCGCGGGGCTGCTCCAGTACGCGGCGCAGGACCTGGTCTGGCTCTCGCTGCTCCCGGCGGCGGCCGGTGCGGCGCTGCTGGTCCCCGCGGTCCTGGGCCTGCTGCCGAAGGGCACCTACCGGGCGGCGCGCGGACTGCCGTCCGTGGTGCTGCTGCGGGGCCTGGCGGCGGGTTCGTTCATCGCCGCGGAGTCGTTCGTACCGCTGATGCTGGTGACCCAGCGCGGACTGTCCCCGACGATGGCGGGCTTCTCGCTGGCGGCGGGCGGTCTGACCTGGGCGCTGGGCTCCTTCCTCCAGTCCCGGCCGCGAATGGAGCCGTACCGCGAGAAGCTGATGGCCGCGGGCATGGTGCTGTGCGGTCTGGCGATCGCCGCGGCCCCGACCGTACTCATCGACGCCGTCCCGGTCTGGACCCTCGCGGCCACCTGGGCGCTCGGCTGCTTCGGCATGGGCATGGTGATCGCTTCGACGAGCGTGATGCTGCTGAAGCTCTCCGCGCCCGAGGAGGCCGGGGCCAACTCGGCGGCCCTCCAGATCTCCGACGGCCTCTCCAACATCATGCTCCTCGCGGCGGGCGGCGCGGCGTTCGCGGCCCTCGGCGGCGGCGCGGTCGGTCACCACGCGGCCACGGCGGCCTCGTCATCGGGCGGCTCCCACCCGGCGGCGTTCGCCGTGGTGTTCGTGCCGATGGCGGTGGTCGCGATCGTGGGCGCGTGGGTGACGACGCGGCTGAAGCCCGCGGCGGCGGTGTGA
- a CDS encoding N,N-dimethylformamidase beta subunit family domain-containing protein: MSSRPPRRSVLSLIALATAGTAFGAQALREKVLRPDRLAADAPTRLTMVEPAANVRAPAAQVRSIVDENLAAGSRNWIPDQNIGKASSDTYGHIMGYTSTTSAGHGDAVDFHVSVRSAKTYRVSVFRIGYYGGKGARLMTTSPVLTGRRQAAPVSDRETGALSCAWARSWGIRVPESWRSGLYQAVFTTADGYRSSTPFVVREPQRSSALLCVIPFTTYQAYNMWPKDGKAGKNLYGGYLPGGGAGGAASRSLKVSFDRPYSGAGTPSWFNMDTSFVRWAEERGYDITYASSVDLHDGSVDPARYRAVFFPGHDEYWSKQMYDSASGAVAAGRNLAFLGANNVYFHVRLERSATGRPDRVMACYKSAPDPGAGESGATTIWRSILPDRALAEQRLLGIQFSGIVKKPTPLVVRQPGHWLWRGTGVKDGEQLANLVGVEADCYDIHSPQPQGRRTLLADSRYEDSKQAKTKTQHTAVTEHTGGGTVFMAGTFHWPLMLVDDDAYTRKTVKPSGATKAKIRRATANAVFRLTAGAPR, encoded by the coding sequence ATGTCGTCGAGACCCCCGCGCCGGTCGGTGCTGTCCCTGATCGCCCTCGCCACCGCCGGTACCGCGTTCGGTGCGCAGGCCCTGCGCGAGAAGGTGCTGCGCCCCGACCGCCTGGCCGCGGACGCCCCGACCCGGCTCACCATGGTCGAGCCCGCGGCCAATGTCAGGGCACCGGCGGCACAGGTCCGGAGCATCGTGGACGAGAACCTCGCGGCCGGCTCCCGGAACTGGATCCCCGACCAGAACATCGGCAAGGCGTCCAGCGACACCTACGGCCACATCATGGGCTACACCTCCACCACCTCCGCCGGGCACGGCGACGCCGTGGACTTCCATGTCTCGGTGCGCAGCGCGAAGACGTACCGCGTCTCGGTCTTCCGCATCGGCTACTACGGGGGCAAGGGCGCCCGGCTGATGACCACCAGCCCCGTGCTGACGGGCCGCAGGCAGGCCGCCCCCGTGTCGGACCGGGAGACCGGTGCCCTCAGTTGCGCGTGGGCGCGTTCCTGGGGCATCCGGGTCCCCGAGAGCTGGCGTTCCGGTCTCTACCAGGCCGTGTTCACGACCGCCGACGGCTACCGCAGCAGTACCCCGTTCGTGGTCCGCGAGCCGCAGCGTTCCTCCGCGCTGCTGTGCGTGATCCCGTTCACCACGTACCAGGCGTACAACATGTGGCCCAAGGACGGGAAGGCCGGGAAGAACCTCTACGGCGGCTATCTCCCCGGTGGCGGTGCCGGTGGCGCCGCGAGCCGCTCCCTGAAGGTCTCCTTCGACCGGCCGTACTCGGGTGCGGGCACCCCGTCCTGGTTCAACATGGACACCTCCTTCGTCCGCTGGGCGGAGGAGCGCGGCTACGACATCACCTACGCGAGCAGTGTCGACCTGCACGACGGCTCCGTCGACCCGGCCCGTTATCGCGCGGTGTTCTTCCCCGGCCACGACGAGTACTGGTCGAAGCAGATGTACGACTCCGCGAGCGGCGCCGTCGCCGCCGGGCGCAACCTCGCCTTCCTCGGCGCGAACAACGTCTACTTCCACGTCCGGCTGGAGCGGTCCGCGACGGGCCGTCCGGACCGGGTGATGGCCTGCTACAAGTCGGCCCCCGACCCGGGGGCGGGCGAGTCCGGCGCCACCACCATCTGGCGGTCGATCCTCCCCGACCGGGCCCTGGCCGAACAGCGGCTGCTCGGCATCCAGTTCAGCGGCATCGTCAAGAAGCCCACCCCCCTCGTCGTACGGCAGCCGGGCCACTGGCTGTGGCGGGGCACCGGAGTGAAGGACGGCGAGCAGCTCGCCAATCTGGTGGGTGTGGAGGCCGACTGCTACGACATCCACTCCCCGCAGCCGCAGGGCCGCCGCACCCTGCTCGCTGACTCCCGCTACGAGGACTCCAAGCAGGCGAAGACGAAGACCCAGCACACGGCCGTGACGGAGCACACCGGCGGGGGCACGGTGTTCATGGCCGGTACCTTCCACTGGCCGCTGATGCTGGTCGACGACGACGCGTACACCCGTAAGACGGTCAAGCCGAGCGGCGCCACCAAGGCGAAGATCCGGCGGGCGACGGCCAACGCGGTGTTCCGCCTGACGGCGGGGGCGCCGCGCTGA
- a CDS encoding serine hydrolase domain-containing protein, producing MQRNPTEASRRTVLRSLGVAAPLCALTAPGAALAATHDRRAPAGPVPEALLPGGAYDRYIAGLAEQDRFSGTVLLTHRGRPVLSRAYGTADKERSLPNRTDTVFALASASKPFTALAVLQLAQQGKIDFDGTLGTYLPGFPAAIADTVTIHHLLTHTSGMGDLLNNREFLDNAGTWTSADQVTTELMKIIRKQPLEFAPGTANRYSNSGYDTLGAIVAAVSGESFYAYVHRNVFAPAGMTRSGFYTRPQWLTDERIAHPYTLDASGRRIDAVRNGVGAARMFIGTGGGNAFSTGPDLVRFARALQAGRLLNPAYTELYLSPKLPKRSRSAPVPGVRSFISYGGPAPIVNDHRLLTHAGSAAGESTSWTVYRDAEWCGVVLSNYDEIPLEAIIEQERTPIVGPSGPRAAQR from the coding sequence ATGCAAAGGAACCCCACTGAGGCATCCCGGCGGACCGTCCTTCGTTCACTGGGTGTCGCCGCCCCGCTCTGCGCCCTCACCGCCCCCGGCGCCGCCCTGGCCGCCACCCACGACCGCCGGGCCCCGGCCGGACCGGTACCGGAGGCCCTGCTGCCCGGCGGCGCGTACGACCGGTACATCGCCGGGCTGGCCGAGCAGGACCGGTTCTCCGGCACCGTACTGCTGACCCACCGCGGCCGGCCGGTGCTGTCCAGGGCCTACGGAACGGCCGACAAGGAGCGGTCGCTGCCGAACCGTACGGACACCGTCTTCGCGCTCGCCTCCGCCTCCAAACCGTTCACGGCGCTGGCCGTGCTCCAGCTCGCACAGCAAGGCAAGATCGACTTCGACGGGACGCTGGGCACCTATCTGCCGGGCTTCCCGGCCGCGATCGCCGACACCGTCACCATCCACCATCTGCTCACCCACACCTCCGGCATGGGCGACCTCCTCAACAACCGCGAGTTCCTCGACAACGCCGGCACCTGGACCAGCGCCGACCAGGTCACCACCGAACTCATGAAGATCATCCGGAAGCAGCCGCTGGAATTCGCACCCGGCACGGCCAACCGGTACAGCAACAGCGGATACGACACCCTCGGCGCGATCGTGGCCGCGGTCTCCGGCGAGTCGTTCTACGCGTACGTACACCGGAACGTCTTCGCCCCCGCCGGTATGACGCGCAGCGGCTTCTACACCCGGCCGCAGTGGCTGACGGACGAGCGCATCGCACACCCCTACACACTCGACGCGTCCGGACGCCGCATCGACGCCGTCCGCAACGGAGTGGGCGCGGCACGCATGTTCATCGGCACCGGCGGCGGCAACGCCTTCTCCACCGGCCCGGACCTGGTCAGGTTCGCCCGGGCGCTCCAGGCCGGTCGGCTGCTCAACCCCGCCTACACCGAGCTCTACCTGAGCCCGAAGCTGCCCAAGCGCTCCCGCAGCGCCCCGGTCCCCGGCGTCCGGAGCTTTATCTCCTACGGCGGCCCCGCCCCCATCGTCAACGACCACCGGCTCCTCACCCACGCGGGCAGCGCGGCCGGCGAATCGACGAGCTGGACCGTCTACCGCGATGCGGAGTGGTGCGGAGTCGTTCTCAGCAACTACGACGAGATCCCGCTTGAGGCGATCATCGAACAGGAGAGAACACCCATCGTCGGCCCGTCCGGTCCCCGTGCGGCGCAGCGATGA